In Oceanithermus desulfurans, a single window of DNA contains:
- a CDS encoding DUF92 domain-containing protein codes for MDPKLALFYAAGPALGAVLGGLAVALGWLRPRAGLAAMFVGALAWWAGGLGTAAALLLFVALGSLAARGNPRSRDRRGRGPAQVLANGLPAGLGGVLLGPLFFYGAVAAALADTLASELGGRAPWAWRPGRGRVPSGTNAAVSLPGTLALLLGAALVALPFGGEHRGAVFAAGVFGAVLDTLTGPLEERLGWWTNDVNNAVATAAAGLLALVLTL; via the coding sequence ATGGACCCGAAGCTCGCACTCTTCTACGCCGCCGGGCCCGCACTCGGCGCGGTGCTGGGCGGGCTAGCCGTGGCCCTGGGCTGGCTGCGGCCGCGTGCGGGGCTGGCCGCCATGTTCGTGGGCGCGCTCGCCTGGTGGGCCGGCGGGCTGGGCACCGCCGCCGCGCTCCTGCTCTTCGTGGCCCTCGGGAGCCTGGCCGCCCGGGGCAACCCGCGCTCGCGCGACCGCCGCGGCCGCGGGCCCGCGCAGGTGCTCGCCAACGGCCTGCCGGCAGGGCTGGGCGGAGTTCTTCTGGGTCCCCTCTTCTTCTACGGGGCGGTGGCGGCGGCGCTGGCCGACACCCTGGCCAGCGAGTTGGGGGGGCGCGCCCCCTGGGCCTGGCGCCCCGGCCGCGGCCGGGTGCCGAGCGGCACCAACGCCGCGGTGAGCCTTCCGGGCACGCTGGCGCTGCTGCTGGGCGCGGCGCTGGTGGCGCTCCCCTTCGGCGGAGAGCACCGCGGCGCGGTCTTCGCCGCCGGCGTCTTCGGCGCGGTGCTCGACACCCTGACCGGTCCGCTGGAAGAACGCCTGGGCTGGTGGACGAACGACGTCAACAACGCCGTGGCCACCGCAGCCGCGGGGCTGCTCGCACTCGTTCTGACGCTGTAA
- the purB gene encoding adenylosuccinate lyase, protein MIARYQTPEMAALWSPEHRFRVWAEVERLALEAWEDLGAVPAGVAERLARALPAGDFEPEFSERVAAIEAETHHDVVAFVRALAERSGDAAVRRYLHYGLTSSDVVDTAQNRLLAEALDLILAELEELLAALVDLAVRYKHTPAVGRTHGVHAEPTAFGLRFLSFYAAALRDRERLRRAREAIATAVVSGSVGNYAHTPPEVEAHVAGRLGLVPEPVSTQVAPRDRHAEVLAALAVYGANLERVAVELRHLQRTEVLETTEPFREGQTGSSSMPHKKNPVALENVSGLARLLKSNLQAGLENVALWHERDISHSSVERVILPDSTTLAHYLTRRLTRVLRGLAVHEDRIRKNLELTRGLVYSQRVLNLLIEKGLERDRAYRLVQRNAMRCWEEGRELAELLAADPENPLTPGELAAAFDPAHYLRYVDTIYARFGL, encoded by the coding sequence ATGATCGCGCGCTACCAGACCCCGGAGATGGCGGCCCTGTGGTCGCCCGAACACCGCTTCCGCGTCTGGGCCGAGGTCGAGCGCTTGGCCCTGGAGGCCTGGGAAGACCTGGGGGCCGTTCCCGCGGGCGTGGCCGAGCGCCTGGCCCGGGCCCTGCCCGCCGGCGACTTCGAACCCGAGTTCAGCGAGCGGGTGGCGGCGATCGAGGCCGAGACCCACCACGACGTGGTCGCCTTCGTGCGCGCCCTGGCGGAGCGCAGCGGCGACGCCGCAGTGCGGCGCTACCTCCACTACGGCCTCACCAGCTCCGACGTGGTGGACACCGCCCAGAACCGGCTGCTCGCCGAAGCCCTGGACCTGATCCTGGCCGAGCTGGAAGAGCTTCTCGCGGCGCTCGTCGACCTCGCCGTGCGCTACAAGCACACCCCCGCCGTGGGCCGCACCCACGGGGTGCACGCCGAGCCCACCGCCTTCGGCCTGCGCTTCCTCAGCTTCTACGCCGCGGCGCTGCGCGACCGCGAACGCCTCCGCCGCGCCCGGGAAGCCATCGCCACCGCGGTGGTGAGCGGCTCGGTGGGCAACTACGCCCACACCCCGCCCGAGGTGGAGGCCCACGTGGCCGGGCGTCTGGGCCTCGTCCCCGAGCCGGTGAGCACCCAGGTGGCCCCGCGCGACCGCCACGCCGAGGTGCTGGCCGCGCTCGCGGTCTACGGGGCGAACCTCGAGCGCGTCGCCGTGGAGCTGCGCCACCTGCAGCGCACCGAGGTGCTCGAGACCACCGAGCCCTTCCGCGAGGGGCAGACGGGCTCCAGCTCGATGCCCCACAAGAAGAACCCGGTCGCCCTCGAGAACGTCTCCGGCCTCGCCCGCCTGCTCAAGTCGAACCTGCAGGCCGGGCTCGAGAACGTGGCCCTGTGGCACGAGCGCGACATCAGCCACTCCTCGGTGGAGCGGGTGATCCTACCCGACAGCACCACCCTGGCCCACTACCTCACCCGCCGCCTCACCCGGGTGCTGCGGGGGCTGGCGGTTCACGAAGACCGCATCCGAAAGAACCTCGAGCTCACCCGCGGCCTCGTCTACAGCCAGCGGGTGCTGAACCTGCTCATCGAAAAGGGCCTGGAGCGCGACCGCGCCTACCGTCTGGTGCAACGTAACGCCATGAGGTGCTGGGAGGAGGGGCGCGAACTGGCCGAGCTGCTGGCCGCCGACCCGGAGAACCCGCTCACCCCAGGGGAGCTGGCCGCGGCCTTCGACCCCGCCCACTACCTGCGGTACGTGGACACCATCTACGCCCGCTTCGGGTTGTAA
- a CDS encoding secondary thiamine-phosphate synthase enzyme YjbQ: MERFEVRTRSRNQMVKITAQVEAAVRTLGLDEGAVLVYSPHTTAGIVVQEGADPDVAHDLLARLAELVPHRHPADRHAEGNSDAHLKTALVGHGQLLPVSGGRLALGTWQQVFLAEFDGPRTRQVWVSPIG, encoded by the coding sequence ATGGAACGCTTCGAGGTGCGTACCCGCTCCCGCAACCAGATGGTGAAGATCACCGCCCAGGTCGAGGCGGCCGTGCGCACGCTGGGCCTCGACGAGGGCGCGGTGCTCGTCTACTCGCCCCACACCACCGCGGGGATCGTCGTTCAGGAGGGGGCCGACCCCGACGTGGCCCACGACCTGCTGGCGCGCCTGGCCGAACTGGTCCCGCATCGTCACCCCGCCGACCGCCACGCCGAGGGCAACTCCGACGCCCATCTCAAGACCGCGCTGGTGGGCCACGGGCAGCTGCTGCCGGTGAGCGGAGGCCGGCTGGCGCTGGGCACCTGGCAGCAGGTCTTCCTCGCCGAGTTCGACGGTCCGCGAACGCGGCAGGTGTGGGTGTCGCCTATCGGTTAG
- a CDS encoding CDGSH iron-sulfur domain-containing protein: MKITATQDGPYLVPTGGKARVNGEVLEKAQVALCRCGHSRNKPFCDGSHKAAGFSAPAVEIELELG; this comes from the coding sequence ATGAAGATCACCGCAACGCAGGACGGACCGTACCTGGTGCCTACCGGCGGCAAGGCGCGCGTGAACGGCGAGGTGCTGGAAAAGGCGCAGGTGGCGCTCTGCCGCTGCGGCCACTCGCGGAACAAGCCCTTCTGCGACGGCAGCCACAAGGCGGCCGGCTTCTCCGCCCCGGCGGTGGAGATCGAGCTCGAGCTGGGCTGA
- a CDS encoding DNA recombination protein RmuC: MEPAYTALHLLLTFLLGLALAGALAARRGATWARRERSLVRELERARAELEAERAKNAWIEGAKGELADAFVALSHRNLEQSARSLAERSAELLGRLEDQLGGRLSTHKAELAGLVGPLREHLARLEAQVRALEEKREGAYGRLAEQLRSLAEQQRTLEQATTTLGQALRSSSARGQWGELQLRRVVELAGMAAHVDFDVQVHTPAGRPDLVVRLPGGAVLPVDAKAPLTAYLAALETASDGERAARLNEHARALRARIKELAAKAYWKAFDPAPDLVVVFVPSEAALAAAFEADGRLLDDALAQKVLPAGPVTLVALLKAVAYGWQQQALSENARRIAASGRVLIERLDTLTGALADVGRGLEKSVTAYNRAVGSFQSRLAPALRRFRSDLGEDEGPEPEPLDRALRPPPDQEEPGD; encoded by the coding sequence GTGGAGCCCGCTTACACCGCGCTGCACCTTCTGCTCACCTTCCTGCTGGGGCTGGCGCTCGCCGGGGCGCTGGCCGCCCGGCGCGGGGCGACGTGGGCGCGGCGCGAACGGTCCCTGGTGCGCGAGCTCGAACGCGCGCGCGCCGAACTGGAGGCCGAGCGCGCCAAGAACGCCTGGATCGAAGGGGCCAAAGGCGAGCTCGCCGACGCCTTCGTGGCCCTCTCCCACCGCAACCTGGAACAGAGCGCCCGCAGCCTGGCCGAGCGCAGCGCCGAGCTCTTGGGGCGGCTGGAAGACCAGCTGGGCGGCCGGCTGAGCACCCACAAGGCCGAGCTCGCCGGGCTCGTAGGTCCGCTGCGCGAGCATCTGGCGCGGCTGGAGGCGCAGGTGCGGGCGCTGGAGGAGAAGCGCGAGGGCGCCTACGGCCGCCTCGCCGAGCAGCTGCGCAGCCTCGCCGAGCAACAGCGGACGCTGGAGCAGGCGACGACGACGCTGGGCCAGGCGCTCCGGAGCTCGAGCGCGCGCGGGCAGTGGGGCGAGCTGCAGCTGCGACGCGTCGTCGAGCTTGCGGGCATGGCGGCCCACGTGGACTTCGACGTCCAGGTGCACACCCCGGCGGGGCGGCCCGACCTGGTCGTGCGGCTGCCCGGAGGGGCGGTGCTGCCCGTGGACGCCAAGGCCCCCCTGACCGCCTACCTGGCCGCGCTCGAGACCGCCAGCGACGGCGAACGCGCCGCCAGGCTGAACGAACACGCCCGGGCGCTGCGGGCGCGCATCAAGGAACTGGCCGCCAAGGCCTACTGGAAGGCCTTCGACCCCGCCCCCGACCTGGTCGTCGTCTTCGTGCCCAGCGAAGCCGCGCTCGCCGCGGCCTTCGAAGCCGACGGCCGCCTGCTCGACGACGCCCTCGCCCAGAAGGTGCTGCCCGCGGGGCCGGTCACCCTGGTAGCGCTGCTCAAGGCGGTGGCCTACGGCTGGCAGCAGCAAGCCCTCAGCGAAAACGCCCGCCGCATCGCCGCCTCGGGGCGGGTGCTGATCGAGCGCCTGGACACCCTCACCGGAGCGCTCGCCGACGTGGGCCGGGGCCTCGAAAAGAGCGTGACCGCCTACAACCGCGCCGTGGGCAGCTTCCAAAGCCGCCTGGCCCCGGCGCTCCGCCGCTTCCGCTCCGACCTGGGCGAGGACGAGGGACCCGAGCCCGAGCCGCTGGACCGCGCCCTCAGGCCGCCGCCCGACCAAGAAGAACCGGGGGACTGA
- a CDS encoding class I SAM-dependent methyltransferase, translated as MRRLTPEAVRFLSGPAAQAELAALAGEPLDPLATVAALRKRWGEDEAAWLYDQARLRLRARGKFPEAGALLFEAEALEQASAGPVARWRAEQVFGPYERVADLGAGIGGDALALAAAGKRVRAVERDPVRAAILEHNAAALGLADRIEVVTGDWRALALDVDAAFADPARRSGGRRTVRLEAMEPPIRDLERLARRLPALAVKLAPALDKSELPPGAGLGFVSLAGELKEALAGFGELAAPEPWAVALPAGVRLLGPEGPERTGPVGNYLYEPDPAVIRAGLVRRLAAELDAWQLDAQVAYLSADEPRSTPLVRGWRVLEHGPFRQKTAAAWLAAHGAGGVEVKRRRSPVEPAVLEKKLRAALVPGGPTLTLFLTRIAGRSWAVLGRRP; from the coding sequence GTGCGAAGGCTCACTCCCGAGGCCGTGCGCTTCCTCTCCGGCCCCGCCGCCCAGGCCGAGCTGGCGGCGCTGGCCGGGGAGCCGCTCGACCCCCTGGCCACCGTCGCCGCCCTGCGCAAGCGCTGGGGCGAGGACGAGGCCGCCTGGCTTTACGACCAGGCGCGGTTACGCCTTCGGGCGCGCGGCAAGTTTCCCGAAGCCGGGGCCCTGCTCTTCGAGGCCGAGGCGCTCGAGCAGGCGAGCGCCGGGCCGGTGGCTCGCTGGCGGGCGGAGCAGGTCTTCGGCCCCTACGAGCGGGTGGCCGACCTGGGCGCCGGGATCGGCGGCGACGCGCTGGCCCTCGCGGCGGCAGGCAAGCGGGTGCGGGCCGTCGAGCGCGACCCGGTGCGGGCCGCCATCCTCGAGCACAACGCCGCGGCGCTGGGGCTTGCGGACCGCATCGAGGTGGTGACGGGCGACTGGCGGGCGCTGGCGCTGGACGTGGACGCGGCCTTCGCCGACCCCGCGCGCCGCAGCGGGGGCCGCCGTACGGTCCGGCTCGAAGCGATGGAGCCGCCGATTCGGGACCTGGAGCGCCTCGCCCGAAGGCTGCCGGCCCTGGCCGTCAAGCTGGCCCCGGCGCTCGACAAGAGCGAACTTCCGCCCGGGGCGGGTCTCGGCTTCGTCTCGCTCGCGGGCGAGCTGAAGGAGGCGCTGGCCGGTTTCGGTGAGCTGGCGGCGCCCGAGCCCTGGGCGGTGGCCCTGCCCGCGGGCGTCCGGCTCCTTGGCCCCGAGGGCCCCGAGCGGACCGGCCCCGTCGGAAACTACCTCTACGAGCCCGACCCCGCGGTGATCCGCGCCGGTCTGGTGCGGCGGCTGGCGGCCGAGCTGGACGCCTGGCAGCTGGATGCGCAGGTGGCCTACCTGAGCGCGGACGAACCCCGCAGCACGCCGCTGGTGCGCGGCTGGCGGGTGCTCGAGCACGGTCCCTTCCGGCAGAAGACGGCGGCGGCCTGGCTGGCCGCCCACGGCGCCGGCGGGGTGGAGGTGAAGCGTCGCCGCAGTCCCGTCGAGCCCGCGGTGCTCGAGAAAAAGCTGAGGGCCGCCCTCGTTCCCGGCGGCCCGACCCTCACCCTCTTCCTCACCCGGATCGCGGGCCGCTCCTGGGCGGTCCTGGGCCGGCGGCCGTAG